The Hippea alviniae EP5-r region CTCAACAGCCTTTTTAGCTGCGTTTTTTTCTGCTTCTTTCTTGCTTTTGCCAATTCCAGAACCATATTCTATGTTTTTTATGTAAACATTGCAATAGAAGGTTTTATTATGCTCTTCACCTTCTTCTTTCACTATTACATACTCAGGCAGACAGCCAAACCTTTTCTGCGTTATCTCTTGAAGATGCGTCTTATAGTCGAAAATAACGCCATTCTCAACAATCTCTCTAATCGTATCTGCAAGCATCGTCTCAACAAATCTCCTTGCAGCATCGAGTCCTTTATCCTGATATATCGCACCAACAATTGCTTCAAATGTATCTTCAAGTATGCTGTCATTATTCGTTATGCCTTCCTTCTTCTCACTTCTCCCAACAAGTATATACTCAGACAGTCCAAGCCTTCTTGCAATTTGAGACAGAGTTTTTGTGTTTACGCTTGCTGCCCTAATTTTTGATAGCCTGCCTTCGTCGATTGTCGGATAGTTTTTTAGCAGAAATTCAGTTATCACAAGCTCCAAAACTGCATCACCTAAAAACTCAAGCCTTTCGTTTGATAATCTTTTGTCTTTGACATACGACCTGTGCGTTATTGCCTGCTTTAGGAGATTTTTGTTTCTGAAGGTGTATTTTAGTTTCTCTTCCAAGTCCATAAGCCTTTTAAATGTATCTGTCCATTGAGTCTGGGAATATGGCGAGAATCGTTTTCTTGGGATACTCATCTTTCAACTTCAAAGCAGCACAGTAAGCTGCACCACTTGATATTCCTGCAAATATGCCTTCTTCTTTTAGAAGTTTATCATTAAACAAAAATGCTTCTTCGTCTGTGATTTTCTCAACTCTATCAATCAATCTAACATCTAAAACTCTCGGCAAAAAACCTGCTCCTATCCCTTGAATCTTGTGTTGTCCAGCCCTGCCTTCACTCAAAAATGGGCTGCCTGCTGGTTCAACAGCAACAACGGTTAAGTTTGGATTCGTCTTCTTTAGTCTTCTTGCTATGCCCGTTAAAGTTCCGCCTGTCCCAACGCCACATACAAGTATATCTATTTTTAACTCTTTTTCAATTTCAACGGCAGTTGTTAGTTCGTGTATCTTTGGATTTGCAGGGTTTGAAAACTGGTCTAAAAGCAGATAGCCTTCTTTCTTTAGCTCTTCAGCTTTTTTTAAGCTTCCTTTCATTCCTTCTTCTGCATTTGTTAGAACAACTAATGCACCAAAGCTCTCCATTATTGATATTCTCTGTTTACTAAAATTCTCAGGCATCACAATTGTTATAGGAATATTCAAGTATGCACCCAAGAATGCAAGCGATATACCCGTGTTGCCGCTTGTTGGTTCAACAATGCCCTTTTCTGTTATCAAACCTTTCTTAATTGCATCGTCAAGCATGCCAAGGGCTGTTCTATCCTTTATCGAGCCCGTTGGGTTGAAATATTCAAGTTTTGCGTATATTCCTGTTTTTAGTTTGACTATTGGCGTGTTGCCTATTGTGTCAATTACTCTCATAACTCATCCTGTAATTTTCCTATGTTTATAGTTATATGCTCTTTATTCTCGTATGCGTGTGGCGTATCAACGCAGTAGTGTGCTCCTACGCTGCCCTTTCTCGATATGCCGCTGTATGCTATGGCAGAAGCAAGCAGCGATATGTTTCTCAGTATTATACCTTCTTCACAATAATAAAGCCCATCCTGTTTTAAAAATAGTGCCCAGCTGCATTCCAATATCTCTTCCATCTCGCTTATACGCCTTACAACACCCAGCTTTTTGAAAACAGTTTCCCTTAAATCCGCTATGCGTTTTTTCAAAAACTGTCTGTTGCATCTTCTTATATTGGATAAGTCAACATCTATCCTTTCTATCTCTGCATCTTTTGCAAACTCCATCGCACTATCTGCTGCTCTTTTACCAAAAACCAGGCCTTCAAGCATCGAGTTGCTTGCGAGTCTATTTGCGCCATGCACACCATTGCAGGCCGTCTCACCCGCAACAAACAGTCCATATATATTCGTTCTTCCGTCAATATCGCTTTTTATACCGCCCATCGTATAGTGTGCAGCAGGTGCAACGGGTATTGCTTCCTTCGTTATGTCAAGGCCGTATTTTAGACATTCGTTGTAAATGGTTGGAAAACGCTTTTTTAAGAACTCTACTCCCATTTTTGTTGCATCTAAATAGACTTTGTCTATGCTTCTTTCTCTCATCTCAAATATTATCGACCTTGCAACAACATCTCTTGGTGCCAACTCCTTAAGCCTATGGTATTTTTCCATAAAACGCTCGCCTTTATCGTTTACAAGAATCGCACCTTCGCCGCGCATAGACTCGCTGATTAAAAACTGTGGCGCATTGTATCGCTTTAAAGCCGTTGGATGAAATTGGACAAACTCCATATCTTCAAGTTCTGCACCCGATAAGAATGCAGCAGCTATACCATCGCCCGTTGTTATCTCTGGGTTTGTTGTATTTTTGTATATAGCCGCATAACCACCCGTTGCGAGTATCACAGCTTTTGCAAAGTATGTCTCGTATTTCTGCTCTTTCGTGTTAAATGCCAACACGCCTATAGCTCTGTTGTCCTTGGTTAGAAGTCTCGCAACTGTTCTGTTCTCAAGCAGTT contains the following coding sequences:
- the rnc gene encoding ribonuclease III gives rise to the protein MSIPRKRFSPYSQTQWTDTFKRLMDLEEKLKYTFRNKNLLKQAITHRSYVKDKRLSNERLEFLGDAVLELVITEFLLKNYPTIDEGRLSKIRAASVNTKTLSQIARRLGLSEYILVGRSEKKEGITNNDSILEDTFEAIVGAIYQDKGLDAARRFVETMLADTIREIVENGVIFDYKTHLQEITQKRFGCLPEYVIVKEEGEEHNKTFYCNVYIKNIEYGSGIGKSKKEAEKNAAKKAVERLKGEGNV
- a CDS encoding PLP-dependent cysteine synthase family protein; its protein translation is MRVIDTIGNTPIVKLKTGIYAKLEYFNPTGSIKDRTALGMLDDAIKKGLITEKGIVEPTSGNTGISLAFLGAYLNIPITIVMPENFSKQRISIMESFGALVVLTNAEEGMKGSLKKAEELKKEGYLLLDQFSNPANPKIHELTTAVEIEKELKIDILVCGVGTGGTLTGIARRLKKTNPNLTVVAVEPAGSPFLSEGRAGQHKIQGIGAGFLPRVLDVRLIDRVEKITDEEAFLFNDKLLKEEGIFAGISSGAAYCAALKLKDEYPKKTILAIFPDSMDRYI
- the nadB gene encoding L-aspartate oxidase, giving the protein MKNPVIVVGSGVAGLRAAIELLNNGFEVLLFSKREINYCNTDKAQGGIAVVLNESDSFEKHIEDTLKAGAGLCRRESVEVLVKEGPERVKELIEWGANFDKDKEGRLDFTKEAAHSVNRILHALGDATGHEIERTLIERLKRFDNVKLLENRTVARLLTKDNRAIGVLAFNTKEQKYETYFAKAVILATGGYAAIYKNTTNPEITTGDGIAAAFLSGAELEDMEFVQFHPTALKRYNAPQFLISESMRGEGAILVNDKGERFMEKYHRLKELAPRDVVARSIIFEMRERSIDKVYLDATKMGVEFLKKRFPTIYNECLKYGLDITKEAIPVAPAAHYTMGGIKSDIDGRTNIYGLFVAGETACNGVHGANRLASNSMLEGLVFGKRAADSAMEFAKDAEIERIDVDLSNIRRCNRQFLKKRIADLRETVFKKLGVVRRISEMEEILECSWALFLKQDGLYYCEEGIILRNISLLASAIAYSGISRKGSVGAHYCVDTPHAYENKEHITINIGKLQDEL